A DNA window from Pseudodesulfovibrio thermohalotolerans contains the following coding sequences:
- a CDS encoding ATP-dependent 6-phosphofructokinase yields MKRLDFSTEIPSLGAAKIMSPLKSARFVDESVPVTLMLTAGELTQLNTDILQKDFEKAGPRERIYFDASKARCAVVTCGGICPGINDVIRAIVNEAHYHYGVRHVLGITNGLRGFIPRYGYEVKVLTPESVSHIHQFGGTILGSSRGLQDPVEIVDSLDRLNINILFVIGGDGAMRAARAIVDEVSARKRNIAVIGIPKTIDNDINFITRSFGFDTAVEKAAEVIQCAHVEATGMDMGVGLVKLMGREAGFIAAQATLAMQEVNFLLVPEQPFSLHGEGGLLQAVEDRLKERKHTIIVCAEGAGQDLLGGEPERDPSGNPKLGDICGLIIRELEGYAESRNFEINIKFIDPSYLIRSIPANAGDRVYCGFLGQNAVHAAMAGKTDMVITRLKSSMVHLPLHLVAAERRRININSDWWSSVMEATGQREFLK; encoded by the coding sequence ATGAAACGACTTGATTTCAGTACTGAGATACCAAGTCTTGGCGCGGCCAAGATCATGTCGCCCCTCAAGAGCGCGAGATTCGTGGACGAATCCGTGCCGGTAACGCTGATGCTCACCGCCGGCGAGCTGACCCAACTGAACACGGATATCCTGCAAAAAGACTTCGAAAAGGCCGGGCCGCGCGAGCGCATCTACTTCGACGCCTCCAAGGCCCGGTGCGCCGTGGTCACGTGCGGCGGCATCTGTCCCGGCATCAACGACGTCATCCGCGCCATCGTCAACGAGGCCCACTACCACTACGGGGTGCGCCACGTGCTCGGCATCACCAACGGGCTGCGCGGCTTCATTCCCAGGTACGGCTACGAAGTCAAGGTGCTCACGCCGGAGTCGGTGTCCCACATACACCAGTTCGGCGGCACCATCCTCGGCTCGTCGCGCGGTCTGCAAGACCCCGTGGAAATAGTCGATTCCCTCGATCGGCTGAATATCAACATCCTTTTCGTCATCGGCGGCGACGGTGCCATGCGTGCGGCTCGGGCCATCGTCGACGAGGTATCCGCCCGTAAGCGCAACATCGCGGTCATCGGTATTCCCAAGACCATCGACAATGATATCAACTTTATAACCCGATCCTTCGGGTTTGATACCGCCGTGGAAAAAGCGGCCGAAGTCATTCAGTGCGCCCACGTCGAAGCCACGGGCATGGATATGGGTGTGGGACTGGTCAAGCTCATGGGCCGGGAGGCCGGTTTCATCGCGGCTCAGGCTACGCTGGCCATGCAGGAGGTGAATTTTCTCCTTGTTCCGGAACAGCCCTTCTCCCTGCATGGTGAAGGCGGGCTTCTTCAAGCCGTGGAAGATCGTCTCAAGGAAAGAAAGCACACGATAATCGTCTGCGCCGAAGGTGCCGGCCAGGACCTTCTCGGCGGCGAACCCGAACGGGACCCGTCCGGCAATCCCAAGCTGGGCGACATCTGCGGCCTCATTATCCGCGAACTTGAGGGCTATGCCGAATCAAGGAATTTCGAGATCAACATAAAATTCATCGATCCCAGTTATTTGATTCGCTCAATTCCGGCAAATGCCGGAGACCGCGTGTATTGCGGGTTTCTTGGCCAAAATGCCGTGCACGCCGCCATGGCAGGAAAGACTGACATGGTCATCACAAGGCTCAAGTCCAGTATGGTCCACCTCCCGTTGCATCTTGTCGCCGCAGAACGCAGGCGTATCAACATCAATTCCGACTGGTGGTCGTCCGTCATGGAAGCCACCGGCCAGCGTGAGTTCCTGAAGTAG